A single region of the Oncorhynchus kisutch isolate 150728-3 linkage group LG30, Okis_V2, whole genome shotgun sequence genome encodes:
- the LOC109875385 gene encoding apolipoprotein D-like: protein MQALQVLSLTLLSVLAANAQTFRPGKCPQPPVQANFDTARYLGKWYEIQKLPAIFQKGECSTATYSLKSPGVVGVLNRELLSNNTVNAITGYAKVKDPSEPAKLEVTFFEDSSPGPYWVLSTDYEGHSVVYSCTEFLGAFHVDFAWILSREPTLSKEKLGELYNVFTSNGINIDVMTVTDQSKELCVDMPLWA, encoded by the exons ATGCAGGCTCTACAGGTTTTGTCTCTGACTCTGCTGTCCGTTCTGGCAGCTAACGCCCAGACCTTCCGCCCTGGAAAATGCCCCCAACCCCCCGTCCAGGCTAACTTTGACACCGCCAGG TATCTGGGCAAGTGGTATGAGATCCAGAAGCTCCCTGCCATCTTCCAGAAGGGCGAGTGCAGCACTGCCACCTACTCCTTGAAGAGCCCCGGAGTAGTTGGTGTGCTCAACAGGGAGCTGCT gTCTAACAACACTGTCAATGCTATTACTGGCTATGCTAAGGTCAAGGACCCCTCTGAGCCCGCCAAGCTGGAAGTCACCTTCTTCGAGG ACTCTTCCCCTGGCCCCTACTGGGTGTTGTCCACTGACTACGAGGGCCACTCTGTGGTCTACAGCTGCACTGAATTCCTGGGCGCCTTCCACGTGGACTTTGCCTGGATCCTGAGCAGAGAGCCAACCCTCTCTAAGGAGAAACTTGGGGAGCTGTACAACGTGTTCACCTCCAACGGCATCAACATCGACGTGATGACCGTCACCGACCAGAGCAAAGAGCTGTGCGTCGACATGCCTCTGTGGGCCTAA